In a single window of the Candidatus Celerinatantimonas neptuna genome:
- the pseC gene encoding UDP-4-amino-4, 6-dideoxy-N-acetyl-beta-L-altrosamine transaminase — MHDPVFYGKQTITQTDIDAVVGVLQSDFLTQGPVTQKFEKNIADLVSVPHAIACANGTAALHLACLGVDISDGDEVWVSAVSFVASANCARFCGATVRFVDIDPLTCNINLNHLELMLLQAKKKNSLPKAIIVVHLGGSSCDMQTLFELCQPFNIAIIEDACHALGGTYQNLPVGHSQYSQCCVFSFHPVKSITTAEGGMVVTRDPKIAERIRCLASHGITKNKNDWLTPSLEPWHYEQQQLGYNYRLSDIQAGLGCSQLKKLDQFLTQRRHIAENYRQAFAECLSMQSIPEQVSSAYHLAIIICQDAEQRLKIYQTLAKQHIFCQFHYIPIYRHPYYKDLVGDIARFYPGAEYYYQRALSLPIYPTLADDVQQYIIQQILSVLNEHCQVSIYNASAH, encoded by the coding sequence ATGCATGATCCGGTGTTTTACGGGAAACAAACCATTACACAGACGGACATTGATGCTGTCGTCGGGGTTTTACAATCAGACTTCCTTACACAAGGACCTGTTACCCAAAAATTTGAAAAAAATATTGCTGATTTAGTATCTGTCCCCCACGCAATTGCCTGTGCGAATGGCACAGCAGCACTTCATTTAGCTTGTTTAGGCGTTGATATCAGCGACGGTGATGAAGTATGGGTTTCTGCAGTTAGTTTTGTTGCCAGTGCAAATTGTGCCCGATTTTGTGGTGCAACAGTCCGATTTGTCGATATTGATCCTTTAACCTGTAATATCAACCTGAATCATTTAGAACTGATGTTACTCCAGGCTAAAAAGAAAAATTCACTCCCCAAAGCAATTATTGTTGTTCATTTAGGTGGCTCAAGCTGTGATATGCAAACACTGTTTGAACTGTGTCAACCATTCAATATTGCCATCATTGAAGACGCCTGCCATGCCCTTGGAGGAACGTATCAAAACCTTCCGGTAGGACACAGCCAATATAGTCAATGCTGTGTATTTAGCTTTCATCCGGTAAAATCGATTACAACCGCCGAAGGCGGAATGGTTGTAACCCGGGATCCCAAAATCGCAGAACGCATACGTTGTTTAGCCAGCCATGGGATCACAAAAAATAAAAATGACTGGCTTACCCCCAGTCTGGAACCATGGCATTATGAACAGCAGCAATTAGGATACAATTACAGGCTATCGGATATTCAGGCGGGCTTAGGGTGTTCTCAGTTAAAAAAATTGGATCAGTTTTTAACTCAGCGGCGTCATATTGCTGAAAACTATCGACAGGCATTTGCCGAATGTCTGAGCATGCAGTCGATACCAGAACAGGTTTCCAGTGCCTATCATCTTGCTATTATCATCTGTCAAGACGCAGAGCAAAGGCTGAAAATCTACCAAACACTGGCCAAACAACATATCTTTTGCCAGTTTCATTATATTCCTATCTATCGACACCCTTATTACAAAGATTTAGTCGGAGACATCGCCCGGTTTTATCCCGGAGCTGAATATTATTATCAACGTGCACTATCATTACCCATCTACCCTACCTTGGCAGACGATGTACAACAATATATTATTCAGCAAATATTATCGGTTCTAAACGAGCATTGCCAAGTATCAATTTATAATGCATCAGCGCATTAA